From Micropterus dolomieu isolate WLL.071019.BEF.003 ecotype Adirondacks linkage group LG06, ASM2129224v1, whole genome shotgun sequence:
GATATTGCAAAATGGCTTTACGAAAGGATTTTATTCTAAGTCCAATCACAAATGACCTGTGAAGACAGGCCAGTGAAAATAGTGTTTTAAGATTTAAgcattttaaatatgtatttaaaccAGTTAAGAGGACTGGTGGGTCAAAAAGTTgcaaagatatacagtatatatgcatgtatatacagtacatttatgagtggctttttattgtggccagcctaaggcacacctgtgcaatagcCATGCTGTGTGATCAGCATCCTGATATACCACAcctggatggattatctcagcaaaggagaagtgctcatttacacagattttgacagatttgtgaacaatattcgagagaaataggccttttgtatACATAGAGAAAAACTTCTTGTACACTTGAacttgagttcagctcatgatgaatgggggcaaaaacaaaagtgttgtgtttataattttgttcagtgtatataaatTCCCGATAGGATCCCAGTAATTAGAACTAATTTTTGGTTCTTTATCCAAGGTTTATGCTAGTACATATATTAATTTGATAGAAACATACTTTATTAAGTTAATCTATTTTTTATTACTAGACAGTGTGCAGACGTTTTCTTtgcaaatatgtatttaaacaaaaacaaaattaagaaatattaactgaatttcactttgtttggcagcaacatttacaacaactaAACAAGCAAACTAAACAAAAGTCAAACACACTATcaggaatgtttgttttttccagtATCACCAAAATCACTAACCTATGTTAGTTTAGCGGTTTATAAAAACACCACACATAATGACTGACAGAAATTCCCCTATTACATATACagcatacaggtgctggtcatataattagaatatcatcaaaaagttgatttatttcagtaattccattcaaaaagtgaaacttgtataatgtatacattcattccacacagactgatatatttcaagtgttcattccttttaattttgatgatNNNNNNNNNNNNNNNNNNNNNNNNNNNNNNNNNNNNNNNNNNNNNNNNNNNNNNNNNNNNNNNNNNNNNNNNNNNNNNNNNNNNNNNNNNNNNNNNNNNNgaggcgaagggaaggaaaagatgtggtagaaaaaagtgtacaagcaatagggataaccgcaccctggagaggattgtgaaacaaaacccattcaaaaatgtgggggagattcacaaagagtggactgcagctggagtcagtgcttcaagaaccaccacgcacagacgtatgcaagacatgggtttcagctgtcgcattccttgtgtcaagccactcttgaacaagacacagcgtcagaagcgtctcgcctgggctaaagacaaaaaggactggactgctggagtggtccaaagttatgttctctgatgaaaataaattttgcatttcctttggaaatcaaggtcccagagtctggaggaagagaggagaggcacagaatccacgttgcttgaagtccagtgtaaagtttccacagtcagtgatggttttgggtgccatgtcatctgctggtcttggtccactgtgttttctgaggtccaaggtcaacgcagccgtctatcaggaagttttagagcacttcatgcttcctgctgctgaccaactttatggagatgcagatttcattttccaacaggacttgtcacctgcacacagtgccaaagctaccagtacctggtttaaggaccatggtatccctgttcttaattggccagcaaactggcctgaccttcaccctatagaaaatctatggggtattgtgaagaggaaactgcgatacgccagacccaacaatgcagaagagctgaaggccactatcagagcaacctgggctctcataacacctgagcagtgccacagactgatcgactccatgcgacgccgcattgctgcagtaattcaggcaaaaggatccccaactaagtattgagtgctgtacatgctcatacttttcatgttcatacttttcagttggccaacatttctaaaaatccctTTTTTGTAATGGTCTTaaataatattctaattttcagagatactgaatttgggattttcgtTATTTTcgttaaatgaaataaacatttgaaatatgtcagtctgtgtctaatgaatgaatgaatagaatatccaagtttcactttttgaatggaattactgaaataaatcaactttttgatgatattctaattatatgaccagcacctgtataacaGTATTTTGATAATATAACTAGGGGTGCTGAATTACTTTCCTATTCATCGTGATCAACGTGACACTGGatttcttgatttttttttccaaggtactttcattaaaaataaataggctGACATACTTTTCTATGAGCATTCTGATTTATTGAAGGCACATCAGTTGGAAAGAACACAATGTTTGTGCTGGGCATGTACATTCATAGTCAATCACCTTTTTCCTTCAACTAAGTCAACTGTGTGTGACATATTAGGACTGGGTATTCTAcatccccccaaaaaaacaaaaaaaaaacaaaacgacaTTTACTGCTTTAAGGCAACAAGTTTGagaactttttatttaaaaaaaacaaaacaaaacatccgATTAGTTACCTTCATTGTAATCACCCTTGCAATCACATTTTATTGTCAAATATGGAGATTAAAACCATAAATACATTGTAAATTTCATAAATACAAGATGCAGATTATTATTTCCCAATACCCAGCCTCAGTTTTAGAATCACTACAACTAATCTACAATGTATCACATTTCACAGCAATATTAAATAGCAATTAAATTATCCTACAAGATTTATTTTCCAGTGTATAGCAATAGTttgtattgttactttttacaTGTTATGACTGTTGCAAAAACATTTGAGTAGGCTGGGTTAAGCCTTTATGCTACACAGTTTAGGGGTGTGTTAATTACAGTGTTTCATATGACCGGTTTTCCAGACATGAATTAAGTGCAATACACTTAGACCACATCTTTCCCATTGTGGTGCATTTGGACAGAAAAACACTGCCTAAATCTTCTACTAGTTCAGCTCAAACTCCAGCTGCATGGCAAAAAtcttttgctttattttctaACTGACCACTGAGAATAATTAAGCTGTCTGACTTTCTTCACCTCTCTTCAACAAATCTGAAACAGAGGGTTAGCAAAATCTTGCAAGTTCTCTCCAAGTTTCATTGATTCTGAACCCTCTGTCTCTTCTTTATCTCAGTCCCTTCCAAGTCCTTCATGCAAGCAACCAGGAAATCGCGGCACTTAAGAGCATAATGCTCAGGAAAATCCCGGAAATGACCAACATGGGGACtggaaacaaaatcaaaactgtCCACCAGGACGCCTTTCTGCTTCAAACTCTCCACAAAGAGCTCAATGTCTCTGTGCCTGATCACCTGGTCAGCTCTGGAGTACAGGTAGAAATGAGGCCAGGCGGGCGGCCTCTCCTGCACTGCGTCATAGTGGTTCTTGTGGATATACTTGGTTAAAGGGTACAGCACAACTCGCAACAGGAAAACAGTCACTGCAAAAATGGCTAAGAGGATGTACCTCAAAACAGGATTTATTTTGGGCCCCAGGGTGGCCGTCAGTGCACGCAGGGCCCCGGGGACATTCCCACTACCTGGGGCACTGTCCACTATGGCCCCAATTACGTAAAGGGAGCTGAACTGTTTATCACTGTGCAACAACTCAATAATGTAACGGTACAGCATGAAGCCTCCATTACTGAATATGTGAAAGACAATAGGACTGTTCTCCACCTCATAGTCATAGAGGATCTCCAGCAGCTTGAGGGCCGTACTGCTCAGCTCATTGTAGCCAAACGACTCCGAGATAAAGACCGTCTTCAAGGGAGCTGTGTAGCGGATGGTGACACATCCCTAAAAGtgaaagaaacagagacagaaagcaagTCAAAATGAAAGAAGTACAACTTGTTGACAGGTTTGTACCTCTTCTATAATGCAACAACGCTGCAGTAAACACAATGTCTTGTGAGAATATCTTATTTAGTTTTAACCTGCTCATTGTAGATGGAGCTGTATTTGGACAGGTGTTTGTCTTTGCAACCAGCCCAGCCCAGCAGAATCACAACTGGCTCCTTTGTCCCCTGCCAGTGTCTCTCTGAAAACAAACCAGACCATAAAGCAGCGTGGTACCAAAGCTGTCACAGCAAAGCGTAGCATCATTAAGACAGCAGGCTAAGCTAACAGTCAGCAGAATTACATTTTCAAGGTTTCTTTGTAAGATAATGTTAGCATGTACGCTAAGCTAACTGAGGCatgaacatacagtacaatgaAA
This genomic window contains:
- the tmem53 gene encoding transmembrane protein 53, with the protein product MADHEIDYNIVFPDAGTSERHWQGTKEPVVILLGWAGCKDKHLSKYSSIYNEQGCVTIRYTAPLKTVFISESFGYNELSSTALKLLEILYDYEVENSPIVFHIFSNGGFMLYRYIIELLHSDKQFSSLYVIGAIVDSAPGSGNVPGALRALTATLGPKINPVLRYILLAIFAVTVFLLRVVLYPLTKYIHKNHYDAVQERPPAWPHFYLYSRADQVIRHRDIELFVESLKQKGVLVDSFDFVSSPHVGHFRDFPEHYALKCRDFLVACMKDLEGTEIKKRQRVQNQ